One stretch of Paraburkholderia fungorum DNA includes these proteins:
- a CDS encoding glycosyltransferase family 9 protein translates to MCALYRSAPAALKKAVDKAVDRSVRIPWAGVAHEPEVFLRKTSRAKIVKKYLHKHLLLRWRGQTRLELQSTAKVRRLLWIYTGKRNFGDATMDMSGRALLKGRGVDIDLFTLPNLHKLFEEDDIFQNVYSDLQQLSGRTYDAIVMSEYNLPSIKLKARQFRHLPYVCLFQYFYGPDRNQTTFSYAAVNHAFGLGYPDASIVSMSKPYLAAKASTRESVRAFLPGSKFLALAVGGLDANRTYRHWGALLDLIDRSDERGMPKHVVLLGSDNGLAIAEDLLKRTFGTLTISSLVGQLSLLQSREMAARASLFVGADGGLMHVAHSTPTPSVSLFSDREPPYLRLTEQCHSIGIQSTGDVDEIAPTEIMNAIRTQLSATGKPEVAA, encoded by the coding sequence ATGTGCGCGCTCTACCGCAGCGCGCCTGCCGCACTGAAAAAAGCCGTGGATAAGGCCGTCGACCGCTCCGTGCGCATTCCCTGGGCGGGCGTGGCGCACGAGCCCGAGGTGTTTCTGCGTAAGACTTCGCGGGCGAAGATCGTCAAGAAGTATCTTCACAAGCACCTGCTGCTCCGCTGGCGCGGCCAGACCCGCCTCGAACTCCAAAGCACCGCCAAAGTGAGGCGGCTGCTGTGGATCTACACCGGCAAACGCAATTTCGGCGATGCGACGATGGACATGTCGGGCCGCGCGCTGCTGAAGGGCCGGGGCGTCGACATCGACCTGTTCACGCTGCCGAACCTGCACAAGCTGTTCGAAGAGGACGATATTTTTCAGAACGTCTATTCCGACTTACAGCAACTTTCCGGCCGCACCTACGACGCGATCGTGATGTCGGAATACAACCTGCCGTCCATCAAGCTGAAGGCGCGGCAGTTCCGGCATCTGCCGTATGTGTGCCTGTTCCAGTACTTCTATGGACCGGACCGCAACCAGACCACCTTCAGCTACGCCGCGGTCAATCACGCATTTGGGCTGGGGTATCCGGACGCCAGCATCGTGTCGATGAGCAAGCCCTATCTGGCGGCGAAGGCGTCCACGCGTGAATCGGTGCGCGCGTTTCTGCCGGGCAGCAAGTTTCTGGCGCTCGCCGTGGGCGGGCTCGATGCAAACCGGACTTACCGGCATTGGGGGGCGTTGCTGGACCTCATCGACCGGTCGGATGAGCGCGGCATGCCGAAGCACGTCGTGCTGCTCGGGTCGGACAATGGCCTGGCCATCGCCGAAGATCTGCTGAAACGGACCTTCGGCACGCTGACGATCAGTTCGCTGGTCGGGCAGTTGAGCTTGCTGCAATCGCGCGAAATGGCGGCGCGGGCAAGCCTCTTCGTGGGCGCGGACGGCGGCTTGATGCACGTCGCTCATTCCACGCCGACGCCGAGCGTCTCGCTGTTTTCAGATCGCGAGCCGCCCTATCTGCGCCTGACCGAACAGTGCCATTCGATCGGCATTCAGAGCACCGGCGACGTCGACGAGATCGCGCCGACGGAGATCATGAACGCGATCCGCACGCAGTTATCCGCAACGGGTAAGCCTGAGGTTGCCGCTTAG
- the msbA gene encoding lipid A export permease/ATP-binding protein MsbA has translation MSAKSTLSKTIGSGEGSSPAVVMSRLWPYIKPLIWILLGAIIAMAVSAATDAAIPALLKPLLDKGFGAHASGKTKWFVPAAVIGLALVRSLSQYASGYLLAYVTNKILLELRLKMFSRMIHTSVAFFQRETASTVINAIVFEVNQILNVLLSVLVTLVRDSLTVIFLLGYLFYLNWRLTLIVAVLLPAIGWLVGKINRRLRRLNREQQLLTNQLSYIVEESVGGYKVVKVHNGQQYEMNRFEAMSKLLRGYAMRVSVSGGLAQPLTQFLASIALAVVITIAVVQSSSDQTTVGGFVAFVTSMLLIISPLKHLMDVNQPLQRGMTACELIFGLIDEPSEPEGGGKPLDRARGEVEFRDVTFTYGANATHNRHTLEQVSFKIAPGEMVALAGPSGSGKTTLVNLLPRFFDPTGGAILVDGVAIPEYDLHALRSQIAMVSQDVVLFNDTVANNVAYGQVADAEKVKAALRAANLWDTVEAMPNGIETLVGDNGMMLSGGQRQRLAIARAIYKDAPILILDEATSALDSESERHVQAALETLMKGRTTLVIAHRLSTIERANRILVMEAGRIVESGSHRELLTQDGLYAHLHRIQFQQNAA, from the coding sequence TTGAGCGCGAAGTCTACGTTAAGCAAAACCATCGGTTCCGGCGAGGGTTCGTCACCTGCCGTCGTCATGAGTCGACTTTGGCCGTATATCAAACCGCTGATCTGGATTCTTCTCGGCGCGATTATCGCAATGGCCGTCAGCGCCGCCACGGACGCGGCGATCCCGGCATTGCTCAAGCCGCTGCTGGACAAGGGCTTCGGCGCGCATGCCAGCGGCAAGACCAAGTGGTTCGTGCCGGCGGCGGTGATCGGCCTCGCACTGGTGCGCAGCCTGTCGCAATACGCGTCCGGCTATCTGCTTGCCTATGTGACGAACAAGATCCTGCTTGAGCTGCGCCTGAAGATGTTCAGCCGCATGATCCACACGAGCGTAGCGTTCTTTCAGCGCGAAACCGCGAGTACGGTGATCAACGCGATCGTCTTCGAGGTGAACCAGATCCTGAACGTGCTGCTGAGCGTGCTGGTCACGCTGGTGCGCGATTCGCTCACCGTGATTTTTCTGCTCGGCTATCTGTTCTATCTGAACTGGCGTCTGACGCTGATCGTCGCGGTACTGCTTCCGGCGATCGGCTGGCTGGTTGGCAAGATCAACCGCCGGCTGCGGCGCCTCAACCGCGAGCAACAACTGCTAACCAATCAACTGTCGTACATCGTCGAGGAATCGGTGGGCGGTTATAAGGTCGTCAAGGTTCACAACGGCCAGCAATACGAAATGAACCGCTTCGAGGCAATGAGCAAGCTTCTGCGCGGCTACGCGATGCGCGTATCCGTGTCCGGCGGCCTCGCGCAACCGTTGACGCAGTTCCTCGCGTCGATCGCACTGGCCGTCGTGATCACGATCGCGGTCGTGCAATCGTCGTCGGATCAGACCACGGTCGGCGGCTTTGTCGCGTTCGTCACGTCGATGCTGCTGATCATTTCGCCGCTCAAGCATCTGATGGACGTGAACCAGCCGCTGCAACGCGGCATGACGGCGTGCGAGCTGATCTTCGGTCTGATCGACGAGCCGTCCGAGCCGGAAGGCGGCGGCAAGCCGCTCGATCGCGCGCGCGGCGAAGTGGAGTTCCGCGACGTGACGTTTACGTACGGCGCGAACGCCACGCACAATCGCCACACGCTCGAGCAGGTGTCGTTCAAGATCGCGCCGGGCGAAATGGTCGCGCTGGCGGGGCCGTCGGGCAGCGGCAAGACCACGCTGGTGAATCTGCTGCCCCGCTTCTTCGATCCGACCGGCGGCGCAATTCTGGTCGACGGCGTTGCGATTCCCGAATACGACCTGCACGCGCTGCGCAGCCAGATCGCGATGGTGAGCCAGGACGTCGTGCTGTTCAACGACACGGTCGCGAACAACGTCGCGTACGGCCAGGTGGCCGACGCGGAGAAGGTCAAGGCGGCGCTGCGCGCGGCCAACCTGTGGGACACGGTCGAAGCCATGCCGAACGGCATCGAGACGCTGGTCGGCGACAACGGCATGATGCTGTCGGGCGGTCAGCGGCAACGTCTCGCCATCGCGCGCGCGATCTACAAGGACGCGCCGATCCTGATTCTCGACGAAGCCACGTCCGCGCTGGATTCCGAGTCCGAGCGTCACGTGCAGGCCGCGCTGGAAACGCTAATGAAGGGCCGCACGACGCTGGTGATCGCGCATCGGTTGTCGACCATCGAGCGCGCCAACCGGATTCTGGTGATGGAAGCCGGGCGTATTGTCGAAAGTGGCAGCCATCGCGAGCTGCTGACGCAAGACGGGCTGTATGCGCATTTGCACCGCATCCAGTTCCAGCAGAACGCGGCTTAA
- a CDS encoding glycosyltransferase family 2 protein: MQETTLGVAIITKNAAARLAECLQAVAFADQIVVIDGGSTDGTADIARAHGARVIEQTDWPGFGPQKNRAVAALSTSWILSIDADEIVSPELASSIRAALITPTADVYAVDRLSSFCGHWIHHSGWYPDWIPRLFKRDAARFSDDLVHERLVFDTPAQRLTGKLMHYSYEDFEGVLRKLDAYSTAGAQQRHAAGKRGSFGKALGRGAWAFVRTYLLRRGFLDGRAGFMIAVFNAETVYYRFLKLARLGEKG; encoded by the coding sequence ATGCAAGAAACCACACTCGGCGTCGCCATCATCACTAAAAACGCGGCGGCGCGACTGGCCGAATGCCTGCAAGCCGTGGCGTTCGCCGATCAGATCGTCGTGATCGACGGCGGCAGCACCGACGGCACCGCCGACATCGCCCGCGCACACGGCGCGCGCGTGATCGAGCAAACCGACTGGCCGGGTTTCGGCCCGCAAAAAAACCGCGCGGTAGCTGCGCTCAGCACAAGCTGGATTCTTTCCATCGACGCCGACGAAATCGTCTCGCCGGAACTGGCCTCGTCGATCCGCGCAGCGCTCATCACGCCTACCGCCGACGTCTACGCCGTCGACCGCCTGTCGAGCTTCTGCGGACACTGGATTCATCACAGCGGCTGGTATCCGGACTGGATCCCGCGTCTGTTCAAACGTGACGCGGCGCGCTTCTCCGACGATCTGGTACACGAGCGCCTGGTATTCGACACGCCCGCGCAGCGTCTGACTGGCAAGCTGATGCACTACTCGTACGAGGACTTCGAAGGCGTCTTGCGCAAGCTCGACGCCTATTCGACGGCGGGCGCGCAGCAACGTCATGCGGCAGGCAAGCGCGGCAGCTTCGGCAAGGCGCTCGGACGCGGTGCGTGGGCGTTCGTGCGGACCTACCTGTTACGGCGCGGCTTTCTGGACGGCCGCGCGGGTTTCATGATCGCGGTATTCAATGCGGAGACGGTGTATTACCGGTTTTTGAAGCTGGCGCGGTTGGGGGAGAAGGGATAG